A DNA window from Paenibacillus andongensis contains the following coding sequences:
- the icmF gene encoding fused isobutyryl-CoA mutase/GTPase IcmF, which produces MGSETNYRAKHNVRFVTASALFDGHDVSITIMRRILQASGAEVIHLGHNRSVSEIVQAAIQEDVQGIAVSSYQGGHVEYFTYMMDLLREKGAPEIKVFGGGGGVILPSEIKMLHDYGVTRLFSPDDGRELGLQGMINFMMKECNFSPVSGYAQGCEVGEVSGVGQFKDHRSIARFITAVELACESRESKSELVTIGNMQSTVTACPVIGITGTGGAGKSSLTDEIVQRFLRQYPDKTIAILSIDPTKQRSGGALLGDRIRMNAVHNDRVYMRSMATRGSGNELSMAVAPAIAVLKAAGFDLVMVETSGIGQGDHQITEVADVSLYVMTSEFGAPSQLEKIDMLDYADLIAINKFDRRGSADALRDVKKQVQRNHGLFDLNFENMPVYGTMASQFNDAGVDALFHALVDSLNRKCALQWPVHGLSTGHAAVKTHVIIPADRTRYLGEIANTVRAYHAFAEGEAELATTCYRIEGAISALQQELVADESISVLQTLKMNVENRMQKETRNLLAQWPELQRKYTGRTFTTRVRDKDYVTELTTSSLSGLDIPKVSLPKYRDAGDLIRWMYRENVPGEFPFTAGVFPFKRTAEDPKRQFAGEGTPERTNLRFHYLSQNDQAKRLSTAFDSVTLYGEDPDERQDIYGKIGESGVSVCSLDDMKKLYAGFDLCDPLTSVSMTINGPAPILLAMYMNTAIDFQIEQFSREKGRLPNDAEANQIRSQTLKSVRGTVQADILKEDQGQNTCIFSTEFALRMMGDIQQYFIDHEVRNYYSVSISGYHIAEAGANPISQLAFTLANGFTYVEYYLARGMPIDDFAPNLSFFFSNGLDPEYTVIGRVARRIWATVMKNKYNANERSQKLKYHIQTSGRSLHAQEIDFNDIRTTLQALMALLDNCNSLHTNSYDEAITTPTEESVRRAMAIQLIITKELGFVKNENMLQGSFIIEELTDLVEEAVLQELERISERGGVLGAMESQYQRGKIQNESMLYEMKKHHGELPIIGVNTFLHPNPSKENDLNIPLARATTQEKEQQITNLREFLSRNQTESPKSLAKLQQIALDGGNIFAELMETVKVASLGQITHALYQVGGQYRRNM; this is translated from the coding sequence TCCTTCAGAAATCAAAATGCTGCATGACTACGGCGTTACTCGCCTATTTTCACCTGACGATGGAAGGGAGCTTGGCTTGCAAGGGATGATTAACTTCATGATGAAGGAGTGTAATTTTAGTCCGGTTTCTGGCTATGCCCAAGGTTGTGAAGTAGGTGAAGTAAGCGGAGTAGGGCAATTCAAAGATCATAGGTCGATAGCCCGCTTCATTACAGCTGTCGAACTAGCTTGTGAAAGCAGGGAATCCAAATCGGAGTTAGTGACAATAGGTAATATGCAGTCGACTGTGACCGCATGTCCAGTCATTGGCATCACGGGCACAGGCGGAGCGGGAAAAAGCTCCCTAACCGATGAAATAGTCCAGCGTTTTCTGCGCCAGTACCCGGATAAAACCATCGCTATCCTATCGATCGATCCAACCAAGCAGCGAAGCGGCGGCGCTTTGCTTGGGGATCGCATCCGCATGAATGCTGTTCACAACGACCGCGTGTATATGCGAAGTATGGCAACTCGGGGTTCAGGCAATGAGCTGTCCATGGCTGTTGCTCCTGCCATTGCCGTCTTGAAGGCGGCCGGCTTTGATCTCGTTATGGTGGAAACCAGCGGAATAGGTCAAGGTGATCATCAGATCACTGAAGTTGCCGATGTGTCTCTCTATGTGATGACAAGCGAATTCGGTGCACCTTCGCAATTAGAGAAGATTGATATGCTTGATTACGCAGACCTGATCGCGATTAATAAATTCGATCGCAGAGGCTCTGCGGATGCGCTTCGAGATGTGAAGAAGCAAGTTCAGAGAAATCACGGTTTATTTGATTTGAATTTTGAAAACATGCCTGTCTATGGCACGATGGCTAGTCAATTTAACGATGCTGGGGTGGATGCGTTATTCCATGCACTCGTCGATTCCTTGAATCGTAAATGTGCTTTGCAGTGGCCTGTTCATGGATTATCGACTGGTCATGCTGCTGTTAAGACGCATGTCATCATACCAGCTGATCGCACAAGGTATTTAGGAGAAATCGCGAATACGGTTCGGGCATATCATGCGTTTGCAGAAGGGGAAGCTGAGCTGGCCACTACCTGCTACCGAATTGAAGGAGCTATATCAGCCTTACAGCAAGAGTTAGTAGCGGACGAAAGTATATCTGTGCTTCAAACACTTAAGATGAATGTCGAGAACCGTATGCAAAAAGAAACTCGCAACCTACTCGCTCAGTGGCCAGAGCTGCAAAGAAAATACACTGGCAGAACATTCACTACCCGTGTAAGGGATAAAGATTACGTGACAGAGCTGACAACGTCAAGCTTGTCAGGGCTGGACATCCCGAAGGTAAGCCTACCGAAATACCGCGATGCAGGAGATCTCATTCGCTGGATGTACCGTGAGAATGTTCCAGGTGAATTTCCCTTTACAGCAGGTGTTTTTCCTTTCAAACGAACAGCGGAGGACCCCAAGCGCCAGTTTGCAGGCGAAGGGACGCCGGAACGCACGAATCTGCGCTTTCATTATTTGTCCCAGAACGATCAAGCCAAGCGTCTCAGCACAGCTTTCGACTCCGTCACTTTGTATGGAGAAGATCCAGATGAACGGCAGGACATTTACGGCAAGATCGGTGAGAGCGGAGTTAGTGTCTGTTCATTAGACGATATGAAAAAGTTGTATGCCGGGTTCGATCTGTGTGATCCGTTGACTTCGGTTTCAATGACGATCAACGGACCAGCACCGATTCTTCTCGCGATGTATATGAACACAGCGATCGATTTCCAGATCGAACAATTCTCTCGCGAAAAGGGTAGACTTCCAAACGATGCAGAGGCAAATCAGATCCGCAGTCAGACGCTGAAATCGGTGAGAGGGACCGTACAGGCTGACATTTTGAAGGAGGATCAGGGACAGAATACGTGCATTTTTTCCACGGAGTTCGCACTGCGGATGATGGGTGATATTCAGCAATATTTTATCGATCATGAAGTCCGTAATTATTACTCGGTTTCTATTTCGGGCTATCACATTGCCGAGGCGGGGGCGAATCCGATTTCACAGCTCGCTTTTACACTGGCTAACGGATTTACCTATGTGGAGTATTATTTGGCTAGAGGCATGCCGATTGATGACTTTGCTCCGAATCTGTCCTTCTTTTTCAGCAATGGACTTGATCCGGAATATACCGTGATTGGACGGGTGGCTCGGCGAATATGGGCTACGGTTATGAAGAACAAGTATAACGCTAATGAACGCAGCCAAAAGTTGAAATATCATATCCAAACGTCAGGGCGATCTCTGCATGCGCAGGAAATTGATTTTAATGATATCCGAACCACGCTGCAAGCGCTGATGGCCCTTCTTGATAACTGCAACTCGCTGCATACGAATTCGTATGACGAGGCGATAACAACACCAACAGAGGAATCTGTGCGCCGAGCAATGGCGATTCAATTGATCATCACGAAGGAGCTTGGTTTTGTTAAAAACGAAAACATGCTGCAGGGATCTTTCATTATTGAGGAATTAACCGATTTGGTTGAGGAGGCTGTACTGCAGGAATTAGAACGAATTAGCGAAAGGGGCGGCGTACTCGGAGCCATGGAGTCTCAGTATCAAAGGGGTAAAATCCAGAATGAATCGATGCTGTATGAAATGAAAAAACATCATGGCGAGCTGCCCATTATTGGTGTGAATACGTTCCTTCATCCTAATCCTTCCAAAGAAAATGACCTGAATATCCCGCTCGCTCGGGCAACAACGCAAGAAAAAGAGCAGCAAATTACGAATCTCAGGGAGTTCCTCTCGAGAAACCAAACAGAATCACCCAAATCTTTGGCAAAGCTGCAGCAAATTGCGCTGGATGGCGGCAACATTTTCGCCGAATTGATGGAAACGGTCAAGGTAGCAAGCTTGGGGCAAATTACCCACGCGCTGTATCAGGTAGGCGGGCAATATCGCAGAAATATGTAG
- a CDS encoding thiamine pyrophosphate-dependent dehydrogenase E1 component subunit alpha: protein MSSQQVTKHQQLGLTDEQVLQMYTFMLKARKFDERATLLQRSGKTAFHISSIGQEATQVAAAFALNKQHDYFLPYYRDYAFVLTVGMTVRELMLAALFKAEDINGGRQMPGHFGYKKHHIVSGSSPVATQALHAVGIALTSMMKKEDHVAFVSFGEGASNQGDVHEAFNFAGVFKLPVIFLCENNQYAISIPAHRQVAGRVVDRAAGYGFPGQRVDGNDTLEVYRAVKEARERAVRGYGPTLIEAMLYRIPPHSTADDDMLYRTKEEVEYHKEQDGLQRFRRYLIECGVMSEEIEQMLNESVTKEVNEATKYAEKAPYPAPEDVLRHVYAEDGSDA, encoded by the coding sequence ATGTCTTCTCAGCAAGTTACCAAGCATCAACAGCTCGGTTTAACCGATGAACAGGTGCTGCAGATGTATACCTTCATGCTCAAAGCAAGGAAGTTTGACGAGCGAGCAACCCTTCTTCAACGGTCAGGCAAAACGGCCTTTCATATCTCCAGCATCGGTCAAGAAGCTACCCAGGTGGCAGCGGCGTTCGCATTAAATAAGCAGCACGACTATTTTCTGCCTTATTACAGGGATTATGCCTTTGTCCTAACTGTAGGCATGACCGTGCGTGAACTCATGCTGGCAGCCTTATTTAAAGCGGAGGACATTAACGGGGGAAGGCAGATGCCAGGGCATTTTGGCTATAAGAAGCATCATATTGTTTCAGGATCAAGTCCGGTTGCCACGCAAGCCTTGCATGCTGTTGGCATCGCATTAACGTCCATGATGAAAAAGGAAGATCATGTCGCTTTTGTCAGCTTTGGCGAAGGGGCGAGCAATCAAGGGGATGTCCACGAAGCGTTCAATTTTGCCGGTGTATTCAAGCTGCCTGTTATCTTTCTTTGTGAAAATAACCAGTATGCTATTTCCATTCCTGCGCATAGACAGGTTGCCGGACGTGTTGTCGATCGTGCCGCAGGCTATGGCTTCCCGGGTCAGCGAGTTGACGGAAATGACACGCTGGAGGTGTATCGCGCGGTCAAAGAAGCGAGGGAGCGTGCCGTTCGCGGGTATGGGCCGACGTTGATCGAGGCGATGCTTTATCGAATTCCGCCGCATTCCACCGCAGATGATGATATGCTGTACCGGACCAAGGAAGAGGTAGAATACCATAAGGAGCAGGACGGCTTGCAGCGGTTTCGTCGTTATTTGATCGAATGCGGTGTTATGTCTGAAGAGATCGAACAAATGCTGAATGAGAGTGTTACTAAAGAAGTGAATGAAGCAACGAAATATGCTGAAAAAGCCCCATATCCGGCTCCCGAGGATGTTTTACGGCATGTTTATGCGGAAGATGGGAGTGATGCTTAA
- a CDS encoding alpha-ketoacid dehydrogenase subunit beta encodes MPILTYLEAIRRAMIEEMERDEHVFVLGEDIGKGGVLNATKGMRDRFGELRVLDTPLSESAIVGVAIGAAMVGMRPIAEIQFADFIFPAANQIISEAAKIRYRSNNDWQCPIVIRAPYGATGGGGLYHSQCPESVFFGTPGLKIVAPSTAYDAKGLLKAAVRDEDPVLFFEHKKCYLSISDEVPDEDYTVPIGKAAIRREGADITVIAYGLSVHYAIKAAFELEQDGVSTEILDLRTLHPLDKSAIYEAAAKTGKILIVHEDNKTGGIGAEISALIAEHLLYELDAPIMRCCPPDIPPVGMAPTLEKFYLPNVDIVKEAMRQLAEI; translated from the coding sequence ATGCCAATCTTAACGTATTTGGAGGCCATTCGTCGTGCGATGATCGAGGAAATGGAACGCGATGAGCATGTTTTTGTGCTCGGAGAGGATATTGGGAAGGGCGGCGTTCTGAATGCGACGAAAGGCATGCGCGATCGGTTCGGTGAACTGAGGGTCCTAGACACGCCACTCTCAGAATCTGCCATCGTGGGTGTGGCAATTGGAGCAGCTATGGTCGGAATGAGGCCGATTGCTGAAATCCAATTTGCCGATTTTATTTTCCCAGCAGCTAATCAAATCATAAGCGAGGCCGCGAAAATCCGTTATCGCTCGAATAATGACTGGCAGTGTCCAATCGTTATTCGCGCACCTTACGGCGCGACAGGCGGAGGCGGATTGTATCACTCACAGTGTCCGGAATCGGTCTTTTTTGGCACGCCGGGACTCAAGATTGTAGCGCCGTCTACAGCATACGATGCCAAAGGTTTACTGAAAGCGGCCGTGCGGGACGAGGATCCTGTCCTTTTTTTCGAACATAAGAAATGCTATCTCTCGATATCCGATGAAGTACCTGATGAAGATTACACAGTTCCTATTGGCAAAGCAGCCATAAGGCGCGAGGGTGCGGATATCACAGTGATTGCCTACGGTTTGTCGGTGCATTACGCAATAAAAGCTGCGTTTGAGCTGGAACAAGATGGGGTAAGTACAGAGATATTGGATTTGCGGACGCTTCATCCGCTCGATAAGTCTGCTATTTATGAGGCGGCAGCCAAAACCGGTAAAATATTGATCGTCCACGAAGATAATAAAACAGGTGGCATTGGTGCTGAAATATCTGCTCTAATTGCAGAACACCTGTTGTACGAATTGGATGCACCTATTATGAGATGCTGCCCTCCTGATATACCCCCTGTTGGCATGGCGCCAACCTTAGAGAAGTTTTACCTGCCGAATGTCGACATCGTCAAAGAAGCCATGCGCCAATTAGCGGAAATCTGA
- a CDS encoding 2-oxo acid dehydrogenase subunit E2, translating to MQRSSENPHAWMMIEVDVSNIVALRQELKDDFMRREGIPLSLSPFVLKPIVNALKEFPLLNSTWHSGSILVKKDINLSIVVAISHDTVATPVIYHADHKSIAGIAIELYELVKRARSGSLQPSDFVEASFTFSNTGSVGSLLSCPIIHNQQAAILTLESIVRKPVVIQEMIAIRSIANLCLSYDYRIADGLICSRFMQRVKYYLEQYNQETIIY from the coding sequence ATGCAGAGGAGCTCTGAAAATCCCCATGCTTGGATGATGATCGAAGTGGATGTCAGTAATATCGTCGCATTACGGCAAGAGTTGAAAGATGATTTTATGCGTAGAGAGGGCATCCCGCTTTCGCTTAGCCCGTTCGTATTGAAACCGATTGTGAATGCTTTGAAGGAGTTCCCTTTGTTGAATTCAACCTGGCACTCGGGCAGCATCCTTGTCAAAAAGGATATCAACCTATCGATTGTTGTTGCTATTTCACACGATACCGTCGCAACCCCAGTGATCTATCATGCGGATCATAAATCCATAGCAGGAATCGCGATTGAGCTGTATGAATTGGTCAAGAGAGCGCGAAGTGGTTCCTTACAGCCTTCTGATTTCGTTGAGGCTTCATTTACATTTAGTAATACCGGCTCGGTAGGATCCTTGCTTTCCTGTCCAATTATTCATAATCAGCAGGCAGCGATACTGACTTTGGAGTCGATCGTCCGTAAGCCCGTAGTTATTCAGGAGATGATTGCAATCCGCTCGATAGCCAACCTTTGCCTCTCCTATGATTACCGGATTGCGGATGGGTTGATTTGCAGTCGGTTCATGCAGCGGGTTAAGTATTATTTGGAACAATATAATCAAGAAACGATCATTTATTGA
- a CDS encoding acetyl-CoA C-acetyltransferase, with translation MRESVIVGGARTPFGKLGGALKGVPAVTLGGTAIKEAIVRSSIDPATIDEVLMGMVLQGGTGQIPSRQAARWAGLDWSVTTETINKVCASGLRCVTMADQIIRSGDADIIVAGGMESMSNAPFALPSARWGARMGDQSLVDLMIHDGLWCSFHNVHMIVHGSTVAGEFGISRKNQDEWALRSHIRAVEAMNKGYFAEEIVPVTIESKEGTIAISQDEVPRADTSFEKLAALPSLFSKDGTITAGNAPGVNDGAAAMVVMSKEKAVSQGIKPLARIIGHAAVGERAPYIATTPAMAIQKLLRQTAMSLKQIDRFEVNEAFAAVMLTSGRLLGWNPEIVNVNGGAIALGHPIGASGARIILTLIHELRRIGGGYGIAAICSGAAQGDAILLHVDP, from the coding sequence ATGAGGGAAAGTGTCATTGTTGGCGGTGCCCGAACCCCGTTTGGTAAATTGGGCGGTGCCTTGAAAGGTGTCCCGGCCGTCACTCTCGGTGGAACAGCAATTAAAGAGGCAATAGTTCGATCCTCGATTGATCCGGCAACGATTGACGAAGTGCTTATGGGTATGGTGCTGCAGGGAGGAACGGGACAAATTCCCTCTCGCCAGGCTGCAAGGTGGGCTGGTTTAGATTGGAGCGTAACGACGGAGACCATCAACAAAGTGTGCGCTTCCGGACTGAGATGTGTGACAATGGCCGATCAAATTATACGTTCAGGGGATGCAGATATTATTGTAGCCGGTGGGATGGAAAGCATGAGTAACGCACCATTTGCCCTGCCAAGCGCTAGGTGGGGAGCAAGAATGGGAGATCAAAGCCTCGTGGACCTTATGATTCATGATGGTTTATGGTGTTCTTTTCACAACGTGCATATGATCGTTCATGGCAGCACGGTTGCCGGAGAGTTCGGAATTAGCCGTAAAAATCAAGATGAATGGGCTCTCCGCAGTCATATTCGAGCTGTAGAAGCGATGAATAAAGGATATTTTGCGGAGGAAATCGTTCCAGTAACGATCGAGAGTAAAGAAGGAACCATTGCGATTAGTCAAGATGAAGTCCCCCGAGCAGATACAAGTTTTGAAAAGCTTGCTGCATTACCTTCCTTGTTCTCTAAGGATGGAACTATAACAGCCGGTAACGCCCCTGGCGTTAATGACGGTGCTGCAGCTATGGTGGTTATGTCCAAAGAGAAGGCAGTTTCTCAGGGGATAAAGCCTCTGGCTAGGATTATAGGTCACGCTGCTGTAGGCGAAAGAGCGCCATATATCGCGACTACACCAGCCATGGCGATTCAGAAGCTATTACGTCAAACGGCTATGTCGCTTAAGCAAATCGATAGGTTTGAAGTAAATGAGGCATTTGCGGCCGTGATGCTAACCAGTGGAAGATTACTTGGCTGGAATCCGGAGATCGTCAACGTAAATGGCGGAGCGATTGCTCTGGGTCACCCCATTGGCGCCAGCGGAGCGCGGATTATTCTGACTTTGATCCATGAACTGCGGAGAATTGGTGGAGGCTATGGCATAGCTGCGATATGCAGCGGCGCAGCTCAAGGAGATGCGATTCTTTTGCATGTAGATCCATAA
- a CDS encoding 3-hydroxybutyryl-CoA dehydrogenase yields the protein MILQTIMVVGAGQMGSGIVQVAAASGLNVLLHDISIAVIDRGLASIDKQLSRGVEKGSLTEVRKAEIRSRIGPAEQLELAEQVDLVIEAISENMVLKTSLFQRLDAICPPKTILASNTSSLPITEIAAVTGRPAQVIGMHFMNPVPVMPLVEVIRGLETSQEVFEAVCKLSEKMGKTPVEVKDFPGFVSNRILMPMINEAIFTIYEGVASVESVDTVMKLGMKHPMGPLELADFIGLDTCLSIMEVLYEGFKDSKYRPCPLLRKYVKAGRLGRKSGQGFYSYHG from the coding sequence ATGATTCTACAGACTATCATGGTTGTAGGTGCGGGACAAATGGGGAGTGGCATCGTTCAAGTTGCTGCAGCTTCGGGCTTGAATGTGCTATTGCATGATATTTCCATAGCGGTTATTGATCGAGGGTTAGCTTCGATAGACAAACAACTATCTAGAGGTGTTGAGAAAGGAAGTCTTACTGAAGTTAGGAAAGCTGAAATTCGAAGTCGGATTGGGCCTGCGGAGCAATTAGAACTAGCGGAACAGGTAGATCTTGTGATAGAAGCCATTTCCGAGAATATGGTGTTGAAAACTTCACTATTCCAAAGGTTGGATGCGATATGCCCGCCAAAAACGATCTTGGCATCGAATACGTCCTCGCTTCCCATTACCGAAATTGCCGCGGTTACGGGGCGTCCGGCACAGGTAATTGGCATGCATTTCATGAACCCGGTTCCGGTTATGCCTTTAGTTGAAGTCATCCGTGGTTTGGAAACTTCACAGGAAGTGTTCGAAGCTGTATGTAAACTGAGCGAAAAGATGGGGAAGACCCCTGTGGAAGTGAAAGACTTTCCTGGGTTTGTGTCGAATCGCATCTTGATGCCGATGATTAACGAAGCAATTTTTACCATATATGAAGGCGTTGCATCTGTTGAATCAGTCGATACGGTGATGAAGCTTGGTATGAAGCACCCCATGGGACCGCTAGAGTTGGCGGATTTCATTGGATTGGATACATGCCTATCCATCATGGAAGTCCTTTATGAAGGCTTTAAGGATTCAAAATATCGACCGTGTCCACTTCTGCGGAAGTACGTCAAAGCAGGTCGTTTGGGGCGCAAATCTGGTCAGGGTTTTTATTCGTATCATGGTTGA
- a CDS encoding DUF962 domain-containing protein — protein MRQKKLIVRVQRDLDFYLKEHQNKTNRILHYFAFMSAFLAWLFLFYDLKVTFILAIFHYILSWIGHFYFEGNKPASFRYPLIGFYSGFTWFFIKTIELVTRKDILNKWLNGKHED, from the coding sequence ATGAGACAAAAGAAGCTCATAGTTCGAGTACAACGCGACTTAGATTTTTATCTCAAAGAGCATCAGAATAAGACCAATCGAATACTGCACTATTTTGCGTTTATGTCGGCTTTTTTGGCTTGGCTATTTTTGTTTTATGATCTAAAAGTAACATTTATATTAGCCATATTCCATTACATTCTGTCGTGGATAGGACATTTCTATTTTGAGGGGAATAAGCCAGCATCATTTCGCTATCCACTTATAGGTTTCTATTCTGGGTTTACATGGTTTTTTATAAAGACGATTGAGCTTGTAACGAGGAAAGACATACTGAACAAATGGTTAAATGGGAAACATGAAGATTGA
- a CDS encoding GNAT family N-acetyltransferase — MKIEITTNSGVSYMSIEIKEAKIEEADIVFRTMQESFMEYSGKLNPPSGALSETTQHIINIFKEGGGAVLAWDEICAVGSARYRYIDHYMYIGRVSVIQEYRGRGICKSLLNFLENKALSSGIKESRVGVRLSIPENIDVYKRLKYEVIEQKYYPDRTDSWYVMSKKLS; from the coding sequence ATGAAGATTGAAATCACAACAAATAGTGGAGTGAGTTACATGTCAATAGAAATTAAAGAAGCTAAAATAGAAGAAGCAGACATTGTATTTCGTACCATGCAAGAGTCGTTTATGGAATATAGTGGGAAACTGAATCCACCTTCAGGAGCGCTTTCTGAAACGACTCAACATATAATAAATATCTTTAAAGAAGGTGGAGGAGCCGTATTAGCTTGGGACGAAATTTGTGCTGTAGGCTCTGCCAGATATAGATACATTGATCATTATATGTATATTGGGAGAGTTTCTGTAATACAGGAATATCGCGGAAGAGGAATATGTAAATCATTATTAAATTTTTTAGAAAACAAAGCGTTGTCAAGTGGAATTAAAGAATCAAGAGTTGGGGTACGGTTGTCAATTCCAGAGAATATAGACGTGTATAAAAGGCTCAAATACGAAGTAATTGAACAAAAATATTATCCTGATCGGACAGATAGCTGGTATGTAATGAGTAAGAAACTGTCCTAA